From Pseudomonas sp. stari2, a single genomic window includes:
- a CDS encoding polyamine ABC transporter substrate-binding protein: MKALGKKLAGKTLLALSVAGMMAGAVHADDKVLHVYNWSDYIAPDTIANFEKESGIKVVYDVFDSNETLEAKLLAGKSGYDVVVPSNNFLAKQIKAGVYQELDRSKLPNWKNLNQDLLKAVSVSDPDNKHAFPYMWGSIGIGYNPEKVKAALGVDKIDSWDTLLKPENIAKLKGCGVSFLDSPTEMLPVALHYLGLPTDSQKKEDIKKAEDLFLKIRPSITYFHSSKYISDLANGNICVAVGYSGDVQQAKSRAAEAGDKVKVSYAIPKEGAGSFFDMVAIPKDAENVEGAYKFMTFLQKPEVMAGITNAVRFPNGNAAATPLVEKDITSDPGIYPPADVQAKLYAIADLPAATQREMTRSWTKIKSGK, translated from the coding sequence ATGAAGGCATTAGGTAAAAAGCTTGCTGGCAAGACTCTTCTGGCCCTGTCTGTCGCGGGCATGATGGCGGGCGCGGTTCACGCGGACGACAAAGTTCTGCACGTCTACAACTGGTCCGACTACATCGCTCCTGACACCATCGCGAACTTCGAGAAAGAGTCGGGGATCAAGGTGGTCTACGACGTATTCGATTCCAACGAAACCCTGGAAGCCAAGCTGCTGGCGGGCAAGTCCGGCTACGATGTGGTCGTGCCGTCCAACAACTTCCTGGCCAAGCAGATCAAGGCCGGTGTTTACCAGGAACTGGATCGCTCCAAGCTGCCTAACTGGAAGAACCTGAACCAGGACCTGCTCAAGGCCGTGTCGGTCAGCGACCCGGACAACAAGCACGCCTTCCCGTACATGTGGGGTTCGATCGGCATCGGCTACAACCCGGAGAAGGTCAAGGCTGCTCTGGGCGTCGACAAGATCGACTCCTGGGACACTCTGCTGAAGCCGGAAAACATCGCCAAGCTCAAGGGCTGCGGCGTGAGCTTCCTCGATTCGCCGACCGAAATGCTGCCGGTCGCGCTGCACTACCTGGGCCTGCCAACCGACTCCCAGAAGAAAGAAGACATCAAGAAAGCCGAGGACCTGTTCCTCAAGATTCGTCCATCGATCACCTACTTCCACTCGTCCAAGTACATCTCGGACCTGGCCAACGGCAATATCTGCGTAGCGGTCGGTTACTCGGGTGACGTGCAGCAGGCCAAGTCCCGTGCCGCCGAGGCGGGTGACAAGGTGAAAGTCAGCTACGCGATTCCGAAGGAAGGCGCTGGCAGCTTCTTCGACATGGTTGCCATTCCGAAGGATGCCGAAAACGTTGAAGGCGCCTACAAGTTCATGACCTTCCTGCAGAAGCCTGAAGTCATGGCCGGCATCACCAACGCCGTACGTTTCCCGAACGGTAACGCTGCTGCAACACCACTGGTAGAGAAAGACATCACCAGCGATCCAGGCATCTACCCGCCAGCCGACGTGCAGGCCAAGCTGTATGCCATCGCCGATCTGCCAGCGGCGACCCAGCGTGAAATGACTCGCAGCTGGACCAAGATCAAATCCGGTAAATAA
- a CDS encoding aspartate aminotransferase family protein codes for MTSNNPQTREWQALSSEHHLAPFSDFKQLKEKGPRIITNAKGVYLWDSEGNKILDGMAGLWCVAIGYGRDELADAAAKQMRELPYYNLFFQTAHPPALELAKAIADVAPEGMNHVFFTGSGSEGNDTMLRMVRHYWAIKGQPNKKVIISRKNGYHGSTVAGASLGGMTYMHEQGDLPIPGIVHIAQPYWFAEGGDMTPEEFGIWAANQLEEKILEVGVDNVGAFIAEPIQGAGGVIIPPDTYWPRIKEILAKYDILFVADEVICGFGRTGQWFGSDFYDLKPHMMTIAKGLTSGYIPMGGLIVRDEVVAVLNEGGDFNHGFTYSGHPVAAAVGLENIRILREEKIIEHVHEETAPYLQKRLRELNDHPLVGEVRGVGLLGAIELVQDKATRKRYEGKGVGMICRQFCFDNGLIMRAVGDTMIIAPPLVISKAEIDELVTKARKCLDLTLSALQG; via the coding sequence ATGACCAGCAACAACCCGCAAACCCGTGAGTGGCAAGCCCTCAGCAGCGAGCACCACCTGGCCCCGTTCAGCGACTTCAAGCAGCTGAAAGAAAAGGGTCCACGGATCATCACCAACGCCAAGGGCGTGTACCTGTGGGACAGCGAGGGCAACAAGATCCTCGATGGCATGGCGGGTCTGTGGTGCGTGGCAATCGGTTATGGCCGCGATGAACTGGCGGATGCTGCCGCCAAACAGATGCGCGAACTGCCTTACTACAACCTGTTCTTCCAGACCGCTCACCCGCCGGCACTGGAACTGGCCAAGGCCATTGCCGACGTGGCGCCGGAAGGCATGAACCACGTGTTCTTCACCGGTTCCGGCTCCGAAGGCAACGACACCATGCTGCGCATGGTTCGCCACTACTGGGCGATCAAGGGCCAGCCGAACAAGAAAGTCATCATCAGCCGCAAGAACGGTTACCACGGCTCCACCGTGGCCGGCGCGAGCCTGGGCGGCATGACTTATATGCACGAACAGGGCGACTTGCCGATCCCGGGCATCGTCCACATCGCCCAGCCGTACTGGTTCGCCGAAGGCGGCGACATGACCCCGGAAGAATTCGGGATCTGGGCGGCCAATCAGCTGGAAGAGAAGATTCTCGAAGTCGGCGTCGACAACGTCGGTGCCTTCATTGCCGAGCCGATCCAGGGCGCTGGCGGCGTGATCATTCCGCCAGACACCTACTGGCCGCGCATCAAGGAAATCCTCGCCAAGTACGACATCCTGTTTGTGGCGGACGAAGTGATCTGCGGTTTCGGCCGTACCGGCCAATGGTTCGGCAGCGATTTCTACGACCTCAAGCCGCACATGATGACCATCGCCAAAGGCCTGACGTCCGGCTACATCCCGATGGGTGGCCTGATCGTGCGCGACGAAGTGGTGGCGGTGCTCAACGAGGGCGGCGATTTCAACCACGGCTTCACCTACTCCGGTCACCCGGTGGCTGCAGCGGTGGGTCTGGAAAACATCCGGATCCTGCGCGAAGAGAAAATCATCGAGCATGTCCACGAAGAAACGGCACCGTATTTGCAGAAGCGTCTGCGCGAACTGAACGATCATCCGTTGGTGGGTGAAGTGCGCGGGGTCGGTCTGCTGGGGGCCATCGAACTGGTCCAGGACAAGGCCACGCGCAAGCGTTACGAAGGCAAGGGCGTCGGCATGATCTGCCGCCAGTTCTGCTTCGACAACGGACTGATCATGCGTGCCGTGGGCGACACCATGATCATTGCGCCGCCGCTGGTGATCAGCAAGGCGGAGATCGATGAGCTGGTGACCAAGGCACGCAAGTGCCTGGACCTCACCCTCAGTGCATTGCAGGGCTAA